From the genome of Salvia splendens isolate huo1 chromosome 7, SspV2, whole genome shotgun sequence:
TGGTACAAGACTTGCAAAACTATCCCATAAAGTCATTATCACCTATATACCTAAATCAAGATTTCTGCTGTGAGCCTGGCAGATGATCTTGACTACAACTTTCTCTTCCCACCTCACTCTCCTCGTATATCTACAGGACTTGCATTGCTTCTTCAAATACTGGAATCAACTGACGCAAAGCATCAAAGAGATAGTTCCATGGCATTATGCAGGTTGGCTAATAAAGCAAGCTCACTTTCTTCAATCGATGCAGCTCCTCCTTCCCCAATACCTCAGGTGACTATGCTATTTTGTGTTATTGTTGTTATATCAGCCAATCGACTGATACAATGAATCACTATTGTCATCAAACAATTATTTTGAACTAAACAAGAAATGGGATTCATAAGGATTCAGTAGTGGTTTCTGGGGTGTGAAATGCGTGGACATTTTCTGCATTATCTTTTTGCCAAAGAGTTAGAAATTAAGTGGATAAACAGAattcaatttcttttcttttgaaatCATATGTGcacgtgttagcttcccccttgagcacaaatggcaaagccttcagcctataatcatcctcagttgctcctgctggtctcctctgcgccctataaattttacaaaactcatgaagaaactcatacgacccttcatagctcttcccacagtatgtaggcaggatcgcgatcacatgaggcttcacatcgcaggcggtttgccctggagtaacgactatggcttgcgggggctctcctttagtatgtgcgttcagcgttccgatctctggatcatcatctacgttggcagccatctcccttgggttgccttccaacagtggtatctctttTGGTATTGacccttctatggtgtattgctcctcgtcactactcgaacctaagtcagacaaagccgtcgacaggccggatcgagtggttacgagtatagatcctcgctgaagtatcttcggtctccactggtcaggagccgaactacttctcataaactgcaataaaaagaaaaagaaaaattatacacaatatatacaccaaagtatcacacacaatagcaactaaaaaacgccatccatccccggcaacggcgccatttgaaagggacaggggtgcgtaggtgtcgctcaagcaaggatatatcctactgatcagtataagaatccccgctagcctagaacctgctttcaagaatcctcaaccctcttctactgggtagtatagtgaaggtaggggtcgaatcccacagagatggtgcgctaAAACTATTGCGGTAATATTCtggagggtttggttagctaccacgctttgggttgagacttatctaggctggaatttaaaggtggtactctactgactaggaggtgggaaagacatctggaatgtaactgtgtacgtgaaatggggagacatttttgtaacagaaaatattcgaaaagtactgggtttctattttgggccaaTCGGAATATCAGAAGgcagtggtagttgtggtgactaggctgacagatctgcagggtgtactaaaggtgaaggacaaaaagcaaaaagcgtctgaaaagcaaagtggtcccaaacttggatatggacatcatcttcttcaacaaacacaaactaaaatcagaaaacaaaccagattcagcaccataaaaacacagattaataactcacgaacacagatctacaatcaaacattccaaatcgaaaatcaaacatcgaaactgaaatcccgcctactgatcagcatgaaagaaaacaggaaacacataactgcaccttgcatgaaacaaacctctatgaaataaaagtaaacagattatgctaactcgaagaaataaactaaaaacgaccagaaactctagatctaagctaactaggcaaaaggaaaagagatcggcgaagtaaactgaacagaaaacaacttcataacataaaacatgtttggatcttcaaacaaagtacttctaggcggtgaaattcaaaagcaaacaaagatccagcgtaaggaaaaacaagcaatttaactacgaaagcgaaataaaagtgttttgccacgccgggtgatggaacttctaactacgatcttgctgactggatgagaacgtctggaactctgggaacttcttaatcttcaagtgaccatggcagtggcgaggaacgagactctagactgggctgaaagactgagctaccgagagaattctacctaagagtgatgatgatgaaaatagatgtccccttttctctctccaagtggcttccttttatagggaggcttacccttgattttagggtaaaaccttgcggtgagatgacttctttgcccttaattgtgattgatcagtcccagctattcttcttctccatctcgagccatttttgcatgtatactggtcagtacgtaatcgtcctgacgccctttttcacctgaacattccgaaacttccctactggctagaacacttaacctgcacactttgagcaactgttttgcagatataatcaattttgcacatcatactgacccgtaacaaagacctagaatacgacttatcatggACCATTAGTATAACATTGCACTAGTAATTTGAGATGTCCTATCTCTGGTTCATTGTTCGAACTCTAAATATCATTGATGGGTTTGGGTGAAACTTTTGTCTCATGAGAAGTACATTGACATTTTTATCAATGGGGAAACTGAAATTTTATAGAATCAAATACTCTAAACAAAATTACTGCCTCTATTATCCATCAATCAGGAAACCGAGAAAATATTCAGTAGTCCTTCCACGCCAAAGTGGCACCATGAGGTGGTGTGTCCAACCAATTATTTTATGACAGAGAAATATAAAATGACTACATCCAACTAGACATACAATTATTTAGGAAACCTTCAATATACCACTTATATACAAAATTGTATCTAAATATGGAAATTACTACTATATGTTATATTGCATATTATATACTATTACACATAATATAACAATAAGAATCACTTATATGTAccgttgataaaaaaataaaatgtcacTAACACTTTACGGGTATTCTTTTATGGGTATGATTATCTTTTTCCTCattgattttatatataaataaatatattatataaatataaagcatgacaataatttaattttatttgtatattaaCTTATTTGAGTGAATATATAATCGTTTATATGCACtaaaaaaagatagaaaaattacattatggtcatactttttttaaaatttatgtagtagaattttcatttatatacatacttatatttatttatgtaaataaataatagaaataaaatcatacacataaaataatactactaccaaAATGTTGTAGGATTATATTTTTATTGCGGTACATATGggatattattattaatattatagtgtgtgtatatataaatatgaaaatatatataGGAGCTGAAAATATATTGGTATTGTCCATATTTAGATCATGCAATTTTCCATAAAAGTGGTATAATGAATGTTTCCTAAATAATTGCATTTCTAATTGGATGTGTGTGCCCTTTTATATTTCTACTTGTCAAAAAGCAATTGGTTAGACACACCACCTCATGGTGCCATTGTGGTGAGGAAGGGGTGTTGAATATTTTCTAAAGGAAACCCCCGTGCAACTAAAATTTCCGCTTCAATTAATTCTCCACACATTCAATTCATTTTTGTACCCTTTCTTTCTTGAATTCTGTTTGCTTGTAGCTTGCACTTAACTTAAGCATCTCTTTgaaacaaaattcaaatttaaaggTGCACTCGGTGTGAATATTATGTGGATGTGAGACTCAATAGCAAGCAAGTCCTTGTCTGTTTGGTTTGTTAATgttaaaaaattactccatgaTGTAATGTTGCAGGAGAGGGATGCCAAAGACAGAGAGATCCCTAATATCAGATGGGATGTCTTTGAGCTGATGATGAGGTAAATACTTTGAATTACCTCGATAAATTCCTGTCGCAAGTTATGAATCAATTATCATTTCTACAGATAGATCCCGAAACTGATCTATTATTGGATTTAGATACATATACACTGGATCTGTAGACGTCAACTTGGAAATAGCACAGGATCTTCTAAGAGCTGCTGATCAGTATTTATTGGAGGGTCTGAAGCGTCTGTGCGAATACGCCATTGCACAGGTAAGTTCACATAAGAAATTCAAGACTGATTTGACCGAATTTCTTCAGTTTGCGATAATATCTCCATTTGCTCTGTCTAGGATATTTCAGTTGAAAATGTATCCCTCATGTTTGAGTTATCGGAGGCGTTCAGCGCCTCAAATTTAAGAGATGCTTGCATCCTTTACATTCTGGATAAGTACAGCAAATTGTGTGTGATGCCCTGGTATGTTTGGATCTCAACCTCTGCTGCCTTGCATTACTATTTTCTATCTGCGACTTCATGGTGCAACTGCAGGTACTCGCAGATGGTCCATCGTATTCTACCAGAGACAAGAAGTTAATTTGTGAGAGTGCTGACCACAGACCTAACCATGCTGAATTAAGAGGATGAGAGCAATTTTGGAGACTAATCATTGACCTATTAACGACGGTGAGAATGTACAGAAAAAATTGATTAGTTACACTCATTTTGAGTAGCTGTGGAGTCTCCATTTGTTGTGTTGGTGTGAAAGCACCCTTAATGGAAATGTCATATAATTATGGTTTACTTTGGTGGCGTTTGGTTAGTTGGATAGGATAACAGTCAATATTATGAGAGATAAGCTACAATGGGATTAAATTAGTCATAGAGGTGAATGCGAGATGGTTAGTCATGAGATAGCAATCTAATTTTGATATTATGAAGGCGGCAAGCCAAGATACATTATCACAGGTCAAGCTTTTGAGAAAAATGCTACATAACAAGAGATAAGATTGGTCATGATCTTTAATTACAAGTAATTATGACATCGAACGGCTCCATTTGTGTTCATCTTGGACCAAGTATACAACATTTTAAGCTCAGAGGTTTAATCTCACAAATTTACGTCATGCATTTATAATCACGAACATGCATCAAGCTCTCAAGGAATCATCATGTTTTCGTCAGTTTAAACTCTAAAAACAAAAAAGCGAAAAAGCAAAATGAGTCAGAGATGGAGTCTCCTCATAaagcaaaaaacaaaaataaaacaatcaaacaaaataacagAAATACACTTTTCCACGAAGGGAAGAAGTTTGCTTAACACATAAGTGTAATATCTCGCTAGGCAAAGTGATATTGATCCATCTAATATTTACAAGATATGTTCAATTATATTTGATATTCAATTAGCACAAAAAATAAGATTGATTAAGCCACAAAAATTAAATCCAGAAAGATTGAATGGAAAGATTAGAGGATGAAGAAGAGTATAGGATGACAAATTACACATGGAACCTCATGACCTCGCCCAAAATAATGGAGGCAACCGTAGGTAACTTTCAACAAACTAAAAATTCCATAATCGCTCCACTATCTTATCGATACGCAAACAATTGGTGCATACCTCCACTTGATCTAATCTAGAGAAGGAATCAAACAACCTAATCAAATTAGGAATTCATAAAAAGCTCACAAAGGGGAGATGCTCTCAAGAAGTCTTTTACATTCAATATTCCCTTTGTGAGATTTTTaggtataaaataaaaaaaaatttcggtataccgcaataaaCGTAAGACAACGGTATCAAAAATTAACTATACCGAattaccgaaaattcggtatggtaTCGGTATGATATTTTACCATACTGCAATTTTCGGTACAGTATGTGGTATGGTGTTCTCGGTATGTTATACCCCTAGTCTATGCTTGTTTTCAACTCCCTAAATCGGTTTTTTAGAGTGAACTAAAAATTTAGGACTTATATTTTCATTGATACACATTTGCGGTACCTACACTAGTTAATGCACGTTTCGAAGTCCTATTgactttttctcatttttttcggACTAAGTCACCCTCAAATGGGTAGAGGGCAAAATTGTACATTCAATCATTTAGACCTTTAGACAATATTTGATGCAAGTTGAATTATTCAATCATTTAGACCTTTAGACAATATTTGATGCAAGTTGAATTTTTCCTCGGTTAATTCTAATTTGGGTACCTTAGAATTTGATTTCACTTTGGTTTGGATGACTTGAGTTTTAgtgaaaaattggtaaagtaaaaaaaagtacGGAAAAAAGTATGGAAAAAAGTTTCCATTTTTgaaatgtgattattttttatgaataatcCAAAATGGCagaatgagattatttttcgcggacgaagagagtataattAATCTTCGACTATGTGATGTGTTTCATTAGAAAATCTCAAACCCTAACTAACTTTGAAGCCTTGAAAGTGGaagttaataattaatttagtcATCGTAAATTCCGAAACGAAATTGCAGGACCAAGATTCTGCCGTCATTATAAAAACACATACACAAATTAAGTTGTTGACACAAAATATGGAATAAACTCGTCACTTCCTAGCCATATATAGTAATACCAAACCAACCACTTCTTCACCAATCAAATACTTACTACATCAAAATTGGTAGAGAGAAAGAGTGAGAATGGGGTTATCAGTAGTTAAGATTACAATTGGTGTAATAACCCTAATAATGATGGGAATATTGTTGATGGTTGCAGAAAGCAGCGCAGACACGACTATAACGCAATGGCGTTGCAATGCGGATGAGTATTCGGCAAACGATGCTTACGCTGCTAATGTGGAATACATTGAAGTTATGCTCGTATCAGTGACGCCCAACGTAGGCTACTATTACAACACGCAGTCGCCCGCCGACACCGACATCTGCTACGGCCTGGCCACGTGCAGCGCCGCCCTCACCAACAACGATTGCTCCGACTGCCTctccgccgccaccgcctccgcTAAGGAGATATGCCCCTTCAAAATTGGCGCCATGGTGCATATGGTCGACTTCGCCCTCAGATATGAGAACTACTTTTTCTACTAGTACTAAAAATATGGGTCTCACTTTCCACTTACTCATCGTTCACCTTTCCACTTTCCTTTCACTTTTATATTCtactattactttattttctcatcGCTATAAACACATGGATGGAGTAAAATAACTTAGCATATAATCTTGTGTCGtaaacataaatattttacattgttTTGGGACGGAAAAGTAATAAGCAATATCGAGCCAGACATTTTAAGGTGGACCAAAGAAGACATTGCTAATATAACTTCCTTCATAAAGTTTCTTACCAATAAAAAATCAACttaataagaaataaaataatgtacagatcacAAATTAGTTTGATTGTGTAGCTGCGGGATAGGGATGATTAATGATTTGATGTGGAAGGAGTCGAAGAAGAGATATCGGAGGCGAAGcagcatatttttatttttttcaagaaTAAACTTTAAATTTGGTCCTTCAAATACACTTTGCACCTTTTGTAATCAGAGTTActgaatttcaaaaaaaatatcatccttaattttccatttttatcTCTAGCCCTCAAAATGACATAattgactttttttttctttcttccccTTCTCTCCTATTAATGTAGCTCTCTTTTCGTGTGTGTGCGGGGAGTAAACTAATGCATAAGGCTCTCTTTTCGAGTCATTCGGAGCacaatctttaaatttaaaattcatctacccaaaaaaaaatatagctctcttttctctttctttcatcTCTCCTCTTTTTTtcatgtgatgaagtacttcctccgtccgcgaataggaatcTCGTTTTCCCGTTTAAGTTCGTTCGCCAAtaagagtcccggttcactttcactataaatggtaatattagggtctcacattccactaaccaattccactcatatttcttttaaaactaatatatacaagtgtgactcatattccactaactttttttcacccacttttgtTAATATTTCTTATAACCTGCATCGcccgccaagaaatgagattcctaatggcggacgtagggagtattatttatatgataattaaattttttataatttaaaaatataaatattgtgcAATTTGCTCTTTAATAAGTATAGAGTTTGAAAATTCAATATTTCTAACGTTGTGCAAGTGTGATATGATGTGTATAATTTTGTACCCACCTTCTTCCACCATTACGAGTTCCGGTTTATTATTTTAGTACATCCACCATTAGGAGTGTTGGTTCACTTTGACTATAAAGAATGGTAGGTAGACCTcaaattccactaacattttattattaaattaatatataaaaatgggtcTCGCATTCTatctttttccactcacttttctttatactccatccgttcttAAAAAATAGATAACATTTGAAaaggcacgagttttaatgcataatagGTAAGGTAAAAGAGAGACataaagaaaaaatgattgaagtattgttagtgaaaaatgagacCCACCTTGTTCGAGAGAAAAAGTTTCTTTAATGgaattggtctatttttaagggacaccccaaaatggcaaatgtgGTCTAATTTGaagggacagagagagtaatttttgaaattcatgtcgaactcaaatgagacttctaatagcaaacggagggagtataatatcaTTTGATAAACTAAAGTGACCATTACAAAAAAACAGTCGGTTTACCAACGAAAATTAGTAGCAGATATAGAATGCTGTAGCAAAAGCTCCAAAGTTGGTAACTgtgatatatataaaaattcttATAGTTGATTTATCATTGGTAATAATGTTAGTCTTATTATATTTTGATAAATAGGTGTCAGAAAAATGTGTTCCTGTCAATGATAGTGTGTATGAATCGTTCATGGCACAACACAAGAAGTGAAGACTATAAAAGATAGGATCGAGCAGTACATGCCCCAGCAATTCCAACACTCAAGTCATCCCCAACACTTAAGTCACTCTGCTGCTCAGTCTGGTCGTGATGATTCTGCAGAATTAGAAGATTGACatccattttttatttacacACTATTATCATTTAAACTTATAATGGTTACAGACTTCatgttttttttggaaaaatacATTATTAGTTATCAATTACTATATTATTTTTCTCtacaaattaatattatttatttgttgatttGTTGGTTTGTTGTAGTTGGATaagaaaacaaataattgaaacAATAATGCGTAACTTGTGTGAACATAGTAGCGGAATACCAATCAGTGATCTTTTTAAAAACATTTCATTAGGGGCGATTTAAGATTGTCGCTAATTCGTTACTAATAATTAGTAGCGAGTTGAGTATATTACTCAAGTTTTCGATGCCTATTTAGTGCCGACAATTTTAGGACGGATTAAGTGTGCTGCTAATCTTTGCTAACAATTTTGTAACGGACTAAGTTTGTTGCTAAAGTTTTCGATCCCTTTTTTAATGTCAACAATTTTAGGAGCGGATTTGGTGAATTGTTAATCCGCTACTAACAGTTAGTAACCAATTGAGTTTGTTGGTAAAGTTTTCTATCCATTTTTTATGCCAACATTTATCAACGGACTCGTTATGTTGATAATTCATTACTAAAATATTAGTAGCACGATTCAAGTGTCACTAAAATTTAGCAACAAAGTATTTAGCAGCGGTGCAGATCTGTTGTTAATTCGCTGCTAACCAGTTTTACCAGCGGAATTATGATAATTAGTAAATAGAGATTTTGTTTGTAGTggacattaaatttttttaaagatataACGTAACTTTTTGTgttgaaaaata
Proteins encoded in this window:
- the LOC121810604 gene encoding antifungal protein ginkbilobin-like protein, producing MGILLMVAESSADTTITQWRCNADEYSANDAYAANVEYIEVMLVSVTPNVGYYYNTQSPADTDICYGLATCSAALTNNDCSDCLSAATASAKEICPFKIGAMVHMVDFALRYENYFFY